Proteins found in one Luteimonas chenhongjianii genomic segment:
- the ung gene encoding uracil-DNA glycosylase — MSDIRLEPSWKAHVGEWLRRDDMQALSAFLRARRNAGARIFPPGPEIFAAFDATPFDAVKVVILGQDPYHGAGQAHGLCFSVRPDVRVPPSLVNIYKEIERDLGLARPDHGWLMPWAQRGVLLLNAVLTVEEGRPGVHQGKGWEGFTDHVVDVLNREREDLVFLLWGSYAQAKGKVIDTHRHCVLRTTHPSPLSAHRGFLGSGHFSRTNNFLRKRGIAPIDWSLPRRAELVA; from the coding sequence ATGTCCGACATCAGACTCGAACCGTCGTGGAAAGCACATGTCGGGGAGTGGCTGCGCCGCGACGACATGCAGGCCCTGTCGGCGTTCCTGCGCGCGCGCAGGAACGCCGGCGCCCGGATCTTTCCACCGGGTCCGGAGATCTTCGCCGCCTTCGATGCCACGCCGTTCGACGCGGTGAAGGTCGTGATCCTCGGCCAGGATCCCTACCACGGGGCGGGCCAGGCCCATGGCCTGTGTTTCTCGGTGCGGCCGGACGTGCGGGTGCCGCCGTCGCTGGTCAACATCTACAAGGAGATCGAACGCGATCTGGGCCTGGCGCGGCCCGATCACGGCTGGCTGATGCCCTGGGCGCAGCGCGGCGTGCTGTTGCTCAACGCTGTGCTGACCGTGGAGGAGGGCAGGCCCGGCGTGCATCAGGGCAAGGGCTGGGAAGGCTTTACCGACCACGTCGTCGACGTGCTCAACCGCGAGCGCGAGGATCTGGTGTTCCTCTTGTGGGGCAGCTACGCGCAGGCCAAGGGCAAAGTCATCGACACCCATCGCCATTGCGTGCTGCGCACCACGCACCCATCGCCGTTGTCGGCGCACCGTGGTTTTCTGGGCAGCGGGCACTTCTCCAGGACCAACAACTTCCTGCGCAAGCGCGGCATCGCGCCGATCGACTGGTCGCTGCCGCGCCGCGCGGAGCTCGTCGCGTGA
- a CDS encoding HipA family kinase, translated as MRAVEATRYVTPLREGGSLPAVVEADDDGMYVMKFRGAGQGPKALVAELIGGEFARLLGLPMPEIVFIDLDPDMAATEPDPEIQHLIRASAGCNLALDYLPGSINFDPGVDRPDAALASRIVWFDAFICNVDRTARNTNLLVWHRRLTLIDHGAALYFHHDWDSAARIATGPFARIADHVLLPFASALDAADAALSARISEADIRRIVALVPDEWLAGEPRFADADAHRAAYVEFFCTRLAHRSVFVGEAQRAHAAGL; from the coding sequence ATCCGCGCGGTCGAAGCCACGCGATACGTCACACCGCTGCGCGAGGGCGGCTCGCTGCCGGCGGTCGTCGAAGCCGACGACGACGGCATGTACGTGATGAAATTCCGCGGCGCCGGGCAGGGGCCGAAGGCACTGGTGGCCGAGCTGATCGGCGGCGAGTTCGCCCGTCTGCTGGGTCTGCCGATGCCGGAGATCGTCTTCATCGATCTGGATCCGGACATGGCCGCCACCGAGCCCGACCCGGAAATCCAGCATCTGATCCGCGCGAGCGCAGGCTGCAACCTGGCCCTGGATTACCTGCCCGGTTCGATCAATTTCGATCCCGGGGTGGACCGGCCCGATGCCGCGCTGGCGTCGCGGATCGTCTGGTTCGATGCCTTCATCTGCAACGTGGACCGCACTGCGCGCAACACCAATCTGCTGGTCTGGCATCGACGCCTGACGCTGATCGACCACGGCGCGGCGTTGTATTTCCACCACGACTGGGACAGTGCGGCGCGCATCGCGACCGGGCCCTTCGCGCGGATCGCCGACCACGTGCTGCTGCCGTTCGCAAGCGCGCTCGACGCCGCCGATGCGGCGCTGTCCGCGCGCATCAGCGAGGCCGACATCCGCCGCATCGTCGCGCTGGTGCCCGACGAGTGGCTCGCGGGAGAGCCGCGCTTCGCCGATGCCGACGCGCACCGCGCGGCCTACGTGGAGTTCTTCTGCACGCGCCTGGCGCACCGGTCCGTCTTCGTCGGGGAGGCGCAGCGTGCGCATGCAGCGGGTCTATGA
- a CDS encoding DUF3037 domain-containing protein, which translates to MQRVYDYAVIRVVPRVEREEFINAGVIVSCQGARTLAAAVALDPSRLHALDPHADIATLQRHLDAIVRICRGDPDGGPIAALPARARFHWLTARRSSMIQVSPVHTGRTDDPDGLCARLMARMVLPPGPVGGA; encoded by the coding sequence ATGCAGCGGGTCTATGACTACGCGGTGATCCGGGTCGTGCCACGGGTCGAACGCGAGGAATTCATCAACGCGGGCGTGATCGTGTCCTGCCAGGGGGCACGCACGCTCGCGGCCGCGGTGGCGCTGGATCCGTCGCGCCTGCACGCGTTGGATCCACATGCCGACATCGCCACGCTGCAGCGGCATCTCGACGCGATCGTGCGCATCTGCCGCGGCGATCCCGATGGTGGGCCGATCGCCGCGCTGCCGGCACGCGCGCGCTTCCATTGGCTCACCGCGCGGCGCAGCTCGATGATCCAGGTCTCGCCGGTGCACACCGGCCGCACCGACGATCCCGACGGGCTGTGCGCGCGCCTGATGGCGCGCATGGTGCTGCCGCCCGGGCCGGTGGGCGGCGCATAA